The DNA window TTGACTTTTTTCTTTTGAAGGTAAGAATAAAACAATAATGTTAATTTCAATATTTTCTTTGATATTTAAATTAATTGTTCCAAATGTATTTTCTAATAATATAATTTTACTTTTATTATCTTCAAAATTAAAAGTTTTAGGTAGTTTGTTTCTAAAATCTATATATGATTCATTTAATTTTAAATTAACCATTATTTAGATAGTTCCTTTGCTCATGTATAACCTTCTTTGTTAATTTTTTCAACAATCTCTTTTCCACCACTTTTTATTATTTTTCCTTCAATAATAACGTGTGCATGAGTTGGTTTTACTTTTTTAAAGAATCTATCATAGTGAGAAACAATAACCATTGCATTTCTTGATAAATCAACTTTATTTAAGTTTTTTGAAACAACTTCTAAAGCATCAACATCTAATCCTGAATCAATTTCATCAATTAAACTAAAAATTGGATTTAACATTTTTAATTGTAAAATTTCATTTTTCTTTTTCTCTCCACCACTAAAACCATCATTAACAAATCTTTTTAGCATATTTAAGTCAAAATCTAATTCCTTAGCTCCTTGTTTAATATCTTTAAAGATTTCTTGTAACTTTTTCTTTTCATCACTGTGAGCATTCACTATATATTTTAAAAACTCTAAGTTTGAAACCCCTGGAATAGTTTGCGGATTTTGCATTGCTAAAAATATACCAGCTTTACTTCTTTCATTAACATCCATTTCTAAAATTGATTTTCCATCAACTAAGATATCTCCTGATGTAATTTCATACTTGGGGTGACCCATAATTGCCATTAATAAAGTCGACTTTCCATTACCATTTGGCCCCATTAGAGCATGAATTTCTCCTGAATTAACTGTTAAATTAATTCCTTTTAATATTTCTTTGTCCTCTATACTTACATATAGTTCTTTAATTTCTAATTTGTGCATTTCTAAGCTCCTTGCTTTATTATTATAGTTATTATTATAGTAAAAGTTAAGCGAACTTTAAAAGAGCAAAAAGCAAATATTTAACATTAAATTGCAATTTAATGTTATTTTATGTTATTTTTCATTATAATTATTTTGATACAAACCAAGGAGTGAATGGTGTGAAAAAATTATTAACACTGTTAGGAAGTGTTAGTTTAACAGCAACAACAGCAACAATGGCTGTAGCTTGCGGTACAAACTATGACGTTAAAGACGACGGAAACTCAGTTCTTATTCAATTTTTACAATCAATAGATGGAAAAGCAAAAATTACATCTACTGATATTCTATGAAAGTTAATTAATTCTTCAAATGGTCCAAAAAATAGAGAAAAACTTACTTTAGACTTATTGAAAATGATTAATTTATCTATTCTAGCAAATATAGATTCAGAAGAAAACAAATTTACAATAGATGAAGATAACTTATATACAAATTATGATTTAAAAAACACTTTGAAAGAAAGATGAGCAAATGCTATTTCAAATGTTGATAGACAAATTGCAAATGAAAAAGATGTATATAAAAAAGAACACGGTAAAAAATGAGAAAAAGAATGAAATAAAATGCTTGTTGAAAAATACAGCGTTTATCAAGACGACGTCAAGTCAATGAATAAAGACTTCCTAGAAAACAAATACAAAGCAGATATACTGTTAACAGATTCAAATAATAATGCTTCAAAAACATTATTAGATGTTTTAATTAACACTGATCAAACAGGAGTTACTTGAATTAGCTCAAATGACATTATGAAAAAATATAATGCGCTAAAAAAAGTAGTTGAAGAAAATACAAGCAATGATGCAGCAATTGCTAGTTATTTAAAATCAGATTTAGATCAAATAGCTCAAATTAACAACTCATTAACTGATGTTTCAAAAGATTGAAAAGAAACTAAATTGCATTCAGAATCAACTGATGCAGAATTAGTTGCAGCTGCAAAAGAAGCAATTAAAGTAGATGTACAAGAAATTAAGAATGATACACCAGTTAGCATAAACAATTTCACAATAAGTGATACAAATAACTCAAGAGCAGGTTTCTTAAGTAATTCACAGAAATTTTTCTTAGATCGTTTCTACAATACTCAAGCCCCTCTTGCTATAAGTGAAGTTGTTATTCCATTTTCAGAAAATGGTTCATTCGATGATGGAGTTACAGTAGCAGATTTTAAATCATTAGATGGAAATGATCAAGTAAACACTGAAGAACTGTTAACTCAAATATCATCAGATAATGAAACTGGAGATACATGAAGAAGATGAATGGTTGAAGGAAAAACTGATAAACATCCAAAGGCAACTGTTAAAAACTACGATAAACTTATGACTTTAAGTAATTCAGCAGACTTTACTCAAGATATGAGAGCTGTTGTCTATGACTTTATTCTAGGTGAGAACAAAAATGGAAAACCTTACTCTAAAGGTGATTTAGAATCATTAATTAATGAAATTTCAAGAAACGAAAAAGCAGAGAAATTTTATGTTTATGATGAAGATAAAGGAAGAGTTTATTATGTTGATTCAACTGGGTTACATATAGTTCAAATTGATGGCTACAAATACTTTAAAGATTCTAAGGGAGCTCCAAAAGAAGGACTGCGCCAAGAAGGAATTAAAGAAAGCAAAATTAATGAACATACATTAAATGAATTAAATGAATTTAAAAAGTACAATGCTTTACAAGATAATGAAAAAGTAGCTGCTTTACAAACAAACAAAAGCGAAGCTTACGATAATTTAAATAAAACAATAGTAAATCCCTATTTACATTATTTAACAAATTCTTCAATGTTGAAAGGTATTGCAGGTTCTGCTTCAAGCTTTGATGTTATGTCAGAAGTTAAATCATGAGCACAAGTATCTTCTTCAACAGAAGGTGGAGCTTCACATTGAATGACATCAGTATTTGATTACTTTAAAACAATTTCAAAAGTAAAAGATGATAAAAAAGATTCATTTAAACAAGAAGAATTTATTGATAACTACATTAGTTTCAATGTAAGTGAAGAAAAAAGTCAAGAAGAAGAAGTTATTAAAAAAACTCAATCTTGATTCTACGCTGCAGTTAATTCAAAACAAAGTTTAGCAGCAATTGACCCAGCTATCTTATTTATTGAAGCAAGTGAAAAATGAACAGACGAAATTAAAACAAAAACTGATGCTAGTGGTTATCCAAAGAAACTTTTAAAAAATGATGAGTATAAAGAAGATATTGTTTCAAACACAATTGAATCATTTTGAAAACCAAAAGTTAAAGTAAGTGAAGAAATTCCAAGTAATAGAAATTTAAGCAATGATTTAAGTTCAATTGTATTTGACTATAATTTAGTAATAAAAAACATTGAAAGTTCGTATTTAAATTTCAATAAGGGAGGTATTAAATAATGAAAAGATTATTAGGAATACTTAGTGCAGTGTCATTAACTGTATCTACCCCTTCTCTTGTTGTTGCTTGTGGTACAAAAGAAAGAATAACTAGTCCAAAATTAAATAAAGAACTAGCTAAAAAATTATTAGTACAAATTTCAGGTAATAAAGATCTTGCAAATATTGATTTTGGTTCACTATTTACAGATGCTCAAATTGAAACAGTAATTGTTAACATGGTAAACGAATTATTATCATTACAATACAGTTTTGATTCAACAAACAATATGTTTAGAAATTTAGATTTTAAAGAATTTTATACTTCTGATAAAGAAACAGGAATAGAAGAAGCATTTAAAACTAAATATAGTCTTGAATCAAGAACAATAGCTGAAAATAAATTATTTGAAGATTACACAAAGTCAATTGGTACTACAAGACTTGACTATTGAGCTATAAGAAACAATTATAATTTAAATATTCAAAATAATGAAACAAAAGTAAATGATATCAATAGTGAGCAAATTGAGTTAAGCAATGAAAATCCTTATATTTACATATCTGAAAGTGCTCCAACTGATGAAAATAGTATTTGAAAATTTTCAAATGAACAAGGAAAAGAAGGTCCAATTGGGGGAACAAGTAAACTACCTCAAATTGAAGATTTAACAAAAGAATACCAAGAAAACGGTTCATCAATGTTTTGAGTTAAAAATAATGATGGAGAATTTAAACAAATTAGTGCAAAAACAGCATTGTATTTAAGATTTCAAGATTATTTTGAATCAAAACTGTTAGAAGATATCAATGATAATCTTCTAACAAATTCATATTTAAAATCAACAATGTTTGATACTAAAACATTTGGTGATAATCAAAAGGCACCTTTTATAAATCCATCTTCAGCAATGTTTTCAAAAACACAAACATTAAATGAAACTTCAATTAATGAGTATTGAAAATCAAATGTTAAAATGGTTTGAACTTTAAAATTTGATATTACTAAAGCTGAGGCAATTACTAACATAAATAAAGTAATTAACGATAAAAAAGATCTATTAAATATTAGTAGTGGTGCTTTAATAAAAGGTAAATCAATTAAAGATATTGTTGGTATTTTCAATGGTACTGAAAAACCAATTAAAGATAATAAAACTGCTTATGACTCATACTTTGGATTACAAGGTTTCCAAGGATTAACTATTTATGATGGTGAAAATGCAATTGGAGAAAGTCCAATTGCAGGTAAAGCTTATGAATCTAAAGTTAAATCATGAAATAATGGTCCAGGTATTATAAAATCAAGTTCTGAAAACTTCCTAACTATCGATTCAGAAAATAATAACTATGCAGATTTAGTAATTGTTCTTCCAATCTATATGATTGAATTATTAGGTGGATCTGGTACAGTTGATGGTTCAAATGAAGATGCAAATGAAGATCCAACTTATAAAATTGTTGGTAAAGGAAAAGACGAAGAAAGTAAAATAAAATTCAGTAATACTATCGGAAATGATTCTATTTATAAAGAGAGATGAAATAATAAAAATAACTCAACTCTTCATTCAAAAGATGTAGCTGAATTAGCTCAAAATTCTGAAAAACAAAATGCTTTATTAAACCAAATAATGTATGGAATTTCAAAAGATGCTACTTCAAGTGAATTGGCAAAAACAATCATATATACAAAATACTTAGATAAAGATGATGTATATTATGCAGGACTATGAGATAAAATTGGAACATATATTAAAAGTGAAGATGATAAAGACGAATAAAGTTCAAAATAAACCTACACAAGGTTTATTTTTTTTATAAAATATTTAAGAAAAGAGGAATTAAAATATGGATTGTATTTTTTGTAAAATCATTAACAAAGAAATGGAATCTAAGGTATTTTATGAAAATGAACATACCCTAGCCTTTCTAGATATTTTCCCAAACAGTGATGGTCACTCTTTGGTTATCCCAAAAAAGCACTTTGAAAACTATGAGCAAACTGATGATTTCTATCTACAAGAAGTTGCCAAGACTAAAAAAATTGTGGCTAAAATGTTAAGAGAAAAATTGAATGCAAAAGGAATGAATTACGTCTCTAATCAAGGTTCAGAGGCCTTTCAAATGGTATTTCACTATCATGAGCACATTATCCCTAAATTTGTAAAAGAGCAAGGATATGGCTTTAAAATAAACAATAAACCGGAATATTTAAGCGATATTGACAAAATCTATAAAAAATTAAAATAGTTACTATATGTAACTATTTTTTTTATAAAGTTTTTATTGTATTAATTAAATTAATTGTAGTTCTTCAATTTTTATTTTAATTCTTTTGTTCTCATAAACTCTTTAAATCAATGATATGATTTTTTTAAAAATCTATCACCTGTTCCATTATGATAGTCATCATAATCCACATAGACAATTCCATAACGCTTATCAAATTCACTTGTTGAGCCACTTACTAAATCAATTGAAGTTCACATTGTATAACCAAATACATTTACACCATCTTTAATAGCTTCGTTAATTTGAAGAAAATGTTCACGATAATATTCAATACGATAATCATCTTCAACTGTCATATTTTTATCCAATTTTTCAATAGCGCCAATCCCGTTTTCAGAAATAAATAACGGTAATTGATATCGATCTCATAGTTGATTTAACTCATAGCGTAAGCCTACTGGATCAATTTGTCATCCTCATTCAGTTTGTTTTAAATACGGATTTATTCCTCCATCAATTAAGTTCCCTTGGCTTTGACCAACATTTTCAGTAACTGAAGTAGTATGAGTTTGATAATAACTAAATGAAATAAAATCAATTGGGTTATTTTTCAACAGTTCCATATCACCTTCTGCAATAGTAAATTCAATGTTGTTTTCTTTAAAAAAGCGCTTAGAATATCGTGGATATTCACCTCTTACCATTACATCAAAGAAAAATCATTTACGAATTTGCTCTTGTTTTAAATTATTAAGAACATTGATTGGATTACAATCATAAGAATATGTTGTCATATCAGATACCATACACCCAACTTTAATATCAGGATATTTTTTTGCAAATTTAATTATTTCTGCTTGAACAATAAATAAGTGATGTAATCCTTGAAAGGACTTTCTTATAATATCCATATGATTATTGGTTTTTTCACTAAAAAAACCTAATCCTATATGTGTATGCATCAAACAAATATTTAATTCATTAAAAGGTAATCAATATTTGACATATTTCGAAAAACGCTCAATTAATGTTTTAGCATATTTAACAAACATTTCAATAACTTTGCGATTTAATAAACCATTGTACTTTTCAAGAATTGGATAAGGAAAATCAAAGTGACTTAAAGTTACCATAATTTCCATATTTTGTTTGCGACATTCTTTAAAGACACGTTCATAAAAAGCAAGTCCTGCTTCATTTGGAACTTCTTCATCACCATTTGGAAAAATTCTAGCTCATGAAACAGAAAGGCGATAAATATTCATACCAGCATCTTTCATTAATTTGATATCTTCTTTATAGCGATTATAAAAATCATTTCCTAAACGCTTTGGATAAGTTTTAGTGCTATTGGGATTAAGTCCATCCAAAAAATCTTCTTTGCCCAAAGAGCGAATTTCAGAAAGGTCTTTTTTATTTTTTAATTTAATATATGGAATTAAATCAGCTACAGTCAATGATTTACCATCAATGTCATATGCTCCTTCAATTTGAGCTGCTGAACTTGCAGCACCCCATAAAAAATCCTTATCTTCAAATTTCATTATATTTTTTCTCCATTTGTTGCAATTAAATCTTTATATCAATAAAAGCTATCCTTTTTATATCGTTTCATATCTTTTAAATCAAATTCGTTTCGATTTACATAAATAAAACCATAACGCTTTGAAATTCCCTCATGAGTAGAAACTAAGTCAATTGCACTTCAGGGCATGTAACCAATAATATCTACTCCTTCATTAATTGCTTCTAACATTTTTGAAATATGCTTTTGATAGTATTCAATTCGATATGTATCATGAATCTTGCCATCTTTAGTTAACACATCTCTTGCACCTATTCCATTTTCTGTAATCATTATTGGAAGATTATATCGCTCATAAACTTCACGTAAAGTATTCTTAAATCCTTGAGGATCTATTTCTCAACCAAATTGAGTTTTTTCTAAGTTTGTATTTTTTACAGCTGCAGCAAAATTTGGAATAGTATGTCCACTTTGTTGGTCCTGAGCTAATTTAATATTTGTCTCTTCATTGGTCATTTCAACGGTCATTGAAGAATAATAATTAAAGGCAATAAAGTCTGGTTTTGCTCTTTTAATATCTTCCATATCTTTTGGATCAATTAAAAAAACCTCATTATTTTTTTTAACAAATTCTAAAAAAGTTTTACTGTAGTGACCCTTACAAGCAATATCTAAATAGACTCAATTTCGCACAAGATCCATATTTAATTTAGCTGTATAATCAATTGGCTTTGAACTATTTGTATAGATACATCCTAAGTTTGGAGCTGGTCCTATTTTTGCATTTGGTAGCATTTCATGACATAAATTTATAGCACGTGCTTGAGCTACATTTAAGGCGTGTACTATTTGTCATCGATTAATTATTTGATTACTTTTTAATATACCAATTGCTGATGATGCCATTGCAAACATATTTAATTCATTAATTGTTAATCAATATTTAACTTTACTTCCATAAGCTTCAAATAAAACTTTACAGTAATTTTCAAATAACTGTATAAATCTTTTATCTGTAAACTTACCATCTTCAAAAATAAAATTGGGAGCATCAAAGTGATA is part of the Spiroplasma cantharicola genome and encodes:
- a CDS encoding lipoprotein encodes the protein MKRLLGILSAVSLTVSTPSLVVACGTKERITSPKLNKELAKKLLVQISGNKDLANIDFGSLFTDAQIETVIVNMVNELLSLQYSFDSTNNMFRNLDFKEFYTSDKETGIEEAFKTKYSLESRTIAENKLFEDYTKSIGTTRLDYWAIRNNYNLNIQNNETKVNDINSEQIELSNENPYIYISESAPTDENSIWKFSNEQGKEGPIGGTSKLPQIEDLTKEYQENGSSMFWVKNNDGEFKQISAKTALYLRFQDYFESKLLEDINDNLLTNSYLKSTMFDTKTFGDNQKAPFINPSSAMFSKTQTLNETSINEYWKSNVKMVWTLKFDITKAEAITNINKVINDKKDLLNISSGALIKGKSIKDIVGIFNGTEKPIKDNKTAYDSYFGLQGFQGLTIYDGENAIGESPIAGKAYESKVKSWNNGPGIIKSSSENFLTIDSENNNYADLVIVLPIYMIELLGGSGTVDGSNEDANEDPTYKIVGKGKDEESKIKFSNTIGNDSIYKERWNNKNNSTLHSKDVAELAQNSEKQNALLNQIMYGISKDATSSELAKTIIYTKYLDKDDVYYAGLWDKIGTYIKSEDDKDE
- a CDS encoding glycoside hydrolase family 1 protein; translated protein: MKFEDKDFLWGAASSAAQIEGAYDIDGKSLTVADLIPYIKLKNKKDLSEIRSLGKEDFLDGLNPNSTKTYPKRLGNDFYNRYKEDIKLMKDAGMNIYRLSVSWARIFPNGDEEVPNEAGLAFYERVFKECRKQNMEIMVTLSHFDFPYPILEKYNGLLNRKVIEMFVKYAKTLIERFSKYVKYWLPFNELNICLMHTHIGLGFFSEKTNNHMDIIRKSFQGLHHLFIVQAEIIKFAKKYPDIKVGCMVSDMTTYSYDCNPINVLNNLKQEQIRKWFFFDVMVRGEYPRYSKRFFKENNIEFTIAEGDMELLKNNPIDFISFSYYQTHTTSVTENVGQSQGNLIDGGINPYLKQTEWGWQIDPVGLRYELNQLWDRYQLPLFISENGIGAIEKLDKNMTVEDDYRIEYYREHFLQINEAIKDGVNVFGYTMWTSIDLVSGSTSEFDKRYGIVYVDYDDYHNGTGDRFLKKSYHWFKEFMRTKELK
- a CDS encoding HIT family protein; translated protein: MDCIFCKIINKEMESKVFYENEHTLAFLDIFPNSDGHSLVIPKKHFENYEQTDDFYLQEVAKTKKIVAKMLREKLNAKGMNYVSNQGSEAFQMVFHYHEHIIPKFVKEQGYGFKINNKPEYLSDIDKIYKKLK
- the sufC gene encoding Fe-S cluster assembly ATPase SufC; this encodes MHKLEIKELYVSIEDKEILKGINLTVNSGEIHALMGPNGNGKSTLLMAIMGHPKYEITSGDILVDGKSILEMDVNERSKAGIFLAMQNPQTIPGVSNLEFLKYIVNAHSDEKKKLQEIFKDIKQGAKELDFDLNMLKRFVNDGFSGGEKKKNEILQLKMLNPIFSLIDEIDSGLDVDALEVVSKNLNKVDLSRNAMVIVSHYDRFFKKVKPTHAHVIIEGKIIKSGGKEIVEKINKEGYTWAKELSK
- a CDS encoding glycoside hydrolase family 1 protein, coding for MEIKFMSKIRNDFLWGASTSAYQVEGSISEDGKVSSIMDDVANRDNYSKDITDFRDASGHYKNWKEDVKLFAEMGMKSYRFSISWPRIMKNLKGDVNEQGIKFYSDLIDELIKYKIEPVVTIYHFDAPNFIFEDGKFTDKRFIQLFENYCKVLFEAYGSKVKYWLTINELNMFAMASSAIGILKSNQIINRWQIVHALNVAQARAINLCHEMLPNAKIGPAPNLGCIYTNSSKPIDYTAKLNMDLVRNWVYLDIACKGHYSKTFLEFVKKNNEVFLIDPKDMEDIKRAKPDFIAFNYYSSMTVEMTNEETNIKLAQDQQSGHTIPNFAAAVKNTNLEKTQFGWEIDPQGFKNTLREVYERYNLPIMITENGIGARDVLTKDGKIHDTYRIEYYQKHISKMLEAINEGVDIIGYMPWSAIDLVSTHEGISKRYGFIYVNRNEFDLKDMKRYKKDSFYWYKDLIATNGEKI
- a CDS encoding lipoprotein; the protein is MKKLLTLLGSVSLTATTATMAVACGTNYDVKDDGNSVLIQFLQSIDGKAKITSTDILWKLINSSNGPKNREKLTLDLLKMINLSILANIDSEENKFTIDEDNLYTNYDLKNTLKERWANAISNVDRQIANEKDVYKKEHGKKWEKEWNKMLVEKYSVYQDDVKSMNKDFLENKYKADILLTDSNNNASKTLLDVLINTDQTGVTWISSNDIMKKYNALKKVVEENTSNDAAIASYLKSDLDQIAQINNSLTDVSKDWKETKLHSESTDAELVAAAKEAIKVDVQEIKNDTPVSINNFTISDTNNSRAGFLSNSQKFFLDRFYNTQAPLAISEVVIPFSENGSFDDGVTVADFKSLDGNDQVNTEELLTQISSDNETGDTWRRWMVEGKTDKHPKATVKNYDKLMTLSNSADFTQDMRAVVYDFILGENKNGKPYSKGDLESLINEISRNEKAEKFYVYDEDKGRVYYVDSTGLHIVQIDGYKYFKDSKGAPKEGLRQEGIKESKINEHTLNELNEFKKYNALQDNEKVAALQTNKSEAYDNLNKTIVNPYLHYLTNSSMLKGIAGSASSFDVMSEVKSWAQVSSSTEGGASHWMTSVFDYFKTISKVKDDKKDSFKQEEFIDNYISFNVSEEKSQEEEVIKKTQSWFYAAVNSKQSLAAIDPAILFIEASEKWTDEIKTKTDASGYPKKLLKNDEYKEDIVSNTIESFWKPKVKVSEEIPSNRNLSNDLSSIVFDYNLVIKNIESSYLNFNKGGIK